The following are from one region of the Escherichia sp. E4742 genome:
- a CDS encoding lipoprotein, whose protein sequence is MRYSKLTMLIPCALLLSACTTVTPAYKDNGPRTGSCVQGGPDSVAQQFYDYRISHRSNDITALRPYLSDKLATLLSNASRDNSHRELLSSDPFSSRTTLPDSAQVASASTIPNRDARNIPLRVNLKQGDQSWQDEVLMIQEGQCWVIDDVRYLGGSVHAPAGTLRQSVENR, encoded by the coding sequence ATGCGCTACAGCAAATTGACTATGCTTATCCCTTGCGCACTGTTACTCAGTGCTTGCACCACCGTCACGCCTGCCTATAAAGATAATGGCCCCCGTACGGGATCTTGCGTTCAGGGCGGACCTGACAGCGTGGCCCAGCAGTTTTATGACTACCGCATTTCGCACCGCAGTAACGACATTACCGCTCTGCGTCCATATTTAAGTGACAAACTGGCAACGTTGCTGAGTAATGCCAGCCGCGATAACAGCCATCGTGAATTATTAAGCAGCGATCCGTTCTCCAGTCGCACCACTTTGCCTGACAGCGCACAAGTTGCCAGCGCCTCGACCATCCCAAATCGCGATGCGCGCAATATTCCGCTGCGGGTGAATCTGAAACAAGGCGACCAGAGCTGGCAGGATGAAGTGTTGATGATTCAGGAAGGACAGTGTTGGGTGATCGACGATGTGCGCTATTTAGGTGGCAGCGTACACGCACCTGCCGGCACTCTGCGCCAGTCCGTTGAGAACCGCTAA
- a CDS encoding heavy metal-binding domain-containing protein — protein sequence MQFSTTPTLEGQTIVEYCGVVTGEAILGANIFRDFFAGIRDIVGGRSGAYEKELRKAREIAFEELGEQARALGADAVVGIDIDYETVGQNGSMLMVSVSGTAVKTRR from the coding sequence ATGCAATTTTCCACAACCCCAACACTTGAAGGCCAGACCATCGTTGAATATTGCGGCGTGGTGACCGGCGAAGCGATTTTAGGTGCTAACATTTTTCGCGATTTCTTTGCGGGGATCCGCGATATTGTTGGCGGACGTTCCGGTGCGTATGAAAAAGAACTGCGTAAAGCGCGGGAGATAGCCTTTGAGGAGCTTGGCGAGCAGGCGCGAGCGCTGGGGGCTGACGCCGTGGTCGGCATTGATATCGACTACGAAACGGTCGGGCAAAACGGCAGTATGCTGATGGTTAGCGTCAGCGGAACGGCGGTGAAAACGCGTCGATGA
- the artP gene encoding arginine ABC transporter ATP-binding protein ArtP: protein MSIQLNGINCFYGAHQALFDITLDCPQGETLVLLGPSGAGKSSLLRVLNLLEMPRSGTLNIAGNHFDFTKTPSDKAIRELRRNVGMVFQQYNLWPHLTVQQNLIEAPCRVLGLSKDQALARAEKLLERLRLKPYSDRYPLHLSGGQQQRVAIARALMMEPQVLLFDEPTAALDPEITAQIVSIIRELAETNITQVIVTHEVEVARKTASRVVYMENGHIVEQGDASCFTEPQTEAFKNYLSH, encoded by the coding sequence ATGAGTATTCAATTAAACGGCATTAATTGCTTCTACGGCGCGCATCAGGCGCTGTTCGATATCACGCTGGATTGCCCGCAAGGCGAAACGCTGGTGTTACTTGGCCCCAGCGGCGCGGGGAAAAGCTCGCTGCTGCGTGTACTCAATCTGCTAGAGATGCCGCGCTCCGGTACGCTCAACATCGCAGGCAACCATTTCGATTTCACTAAAACGCCATCTGACAAAGCGATCCGCGAGCTGCGTCGTAACGTCGGGATGGTGTTTCAGCAATACAATCTATGGCCGCATCTGACGGTACAGCAAAACCTGATTGAAGCGCCCTGCCGCGTGCTGGGGTTGAGTAAAGATCAGGCGCTGGCCCGTGCAGAAAAACTGCTGGAACGTCTGCGTCTCAAACCTTATAGCGATCGTTACCCGCTGCACCTTTCTGGTGGTCAGCAGCAACGTGTCGCTATCGCCCGCGCGCTGATGATGGAACCGCAGGTACTGCTGTTTGATGAACCGACCGCCGCGCTGGATCCGGAAATTACTGCACAAATCGTCAGCATTATTCGTGAGCTGGCAGAAACGAATATTACCCAGGTGATCGTCACCCACGAAGTTGAAGTGGCGCGTAAAACCGCCAGCCGTGTGGTGTATATGGAAAACGGTCACATCGTAGAACAAGGCGACGCGAGCTGCTTTACCGAGCCGCAAACCGAAGCATTTAAAAACTATCTCTCTCACTAA
- the artI gene encoding arginine ABC transporter substrate-binding protein ArtI codes for MKKVLIAALIAGFSLSATAAETIRFATEASYPPFESMDANNQIVGFDVDLAQALCKEIDATCTFSNQAFDSLIPSLKFRRVEAVMAGMDITPEREKQVLFTTPYYDNSALFVGQQGKYTSVDQLKGKKVGVQNGTTHQKFIMDKHPEITTVPYDSYQNAKLDLQNGRIDSVFGDTAVVTEWLKDNPKLAAVGDKVTDKDYFGTGLGIAVRQGNTELQQKFNTALEKVKKDGTYETIYNKWFQK; via the coding sequence ATGAAAAAAGTTCTGATTGCCGCGCTAATTGCAGGTTTTAGTCTTTCCGCCACAGCTGCCGAAACCATTCGTTTTGCTACCGAAGCCTCTTATCCTCCGTTTGAATCGATGGATGCGAATAACCAGATCGTCGGTTTTGACGTCGACCTGGCGCAGGCGCTGTGTAAAGAAATTGATGCGACCTGCACTTTCTCTAACCAGGCGTTTGACAGCCTGATCCCAAGCCTGAAATTCCGTCGCGTAGAAGCGGTGATGGCCGGGATGGATATCACCCCGGAGCGTGAAAAGCAGGTGCTGTTTACCACCCCGTACTATGACAACTCCGCACTGTTTGTGGGTCAGCAGGGTAAATACACCAGCGTTGATCAACTGAAAGGCAAAAAAGTCGGCGTTCAGAACGGGACGACGCACCAGAAGTTCATTATGGATAAGCATCCGGAAATCACCACAGTTCCGTATGACAGCTACCAGAACGCAAAACTGGATCTGCAAAACGGTCGTATCGACAGCGTATTCGGTGACACCGCTGTGGTCACCGAATGGCTGAAAGATAACCCGAAACTGGCGGCAGTGGGCGACAAAGTGACCGACAAAGATTACTTCGGTACTGGCCTCGGCATTGCGGTACGTCAGGGCAACACTGAACTGCAGCAGAAATTCAACACTGCGCTGGAAAAAGTGAAGAAAGATGGCACTTACGAAACCATCTACAACAAATGGTTCCAGAAGTAA
- the artQ gene encoding arginine ABC transporter permease ArtQ, with the protein MNEFFPLASAAGMTVGLAVCALIVGLALAMFFAVWESAKWRPVAWAGSALVTILRGLPEILVVLFIYFGSSQLLLTLADGFTINLGFVQIPVQMDIENFDVSPFLCGVIALSLLYAAYASQTLRGALKAVPVGQWESGQALGLSKSAIFFRLVMPQMWRHALPGLGNQWLVLLKDTALVSLISVNDLMLQTKSIATRTQEPFTWYIVAAAIYLVITLLSQYILKRIDLRATRFERRPS; encoded by the coding sequence ATGAATGAATTTTTTCCTTTAGCAAGCGCCGCCGGGATGACTGTCGGCCTTGCCGTTTGTGCATTGATTGTCGGACTGGCGCTGGCGATGTTCTTTGCGGTATGGGAGTCAGCAAAATGGCGTCCTGTCGCGTGGGCGGGCTCGGCGCTGGTGACGATTCTGCGCGGCCTGCCAGAAATTCTGGTGGTGCTGTTTATCTATTTTGGCTCCTCGCAGTTACTGCTGACGCTTGCGGATGGCTTCACCATCAATCTTGGGTTCGTGCAGATCCCGGTGCAGATGGACATTGAGAACTTCGACGTTAGCCCGTTCCTTTGTGGTGTTATCGCTCTGTCGCTGCTGTATGCCGCCTATGCTTCGCAAACTCTGCGTGGCGCACTGAAAGCAGTGCCGGTGGGTCAGTGGGAATCGGGTCAGGCGCTGGGGCTGTCGAAATCGGCTATCTTTTTCCGTCTGGTGATGCCGCAGATGTGGCGTCATGCGCTGCCCGGTCTCGGCAACCAGTGGCTGGTACTGCTGAAAGATACCGCGCTGGTCAGTTTGATTAGTGTGAATGATTTAATGCTGCAAACCAAAAGCATCGCCACCCGTACCCAGGAACCGTTTACCTGGTACATTGTGGCGGCGGCGATTTACCTGGTGATTACTCTGTTGAGTCAGTACATTCTCAAACGCATTGACCTGCGCGCGACACGTTTTGAGCGGAGGCCCAGCTAA